From the genome of Coregonus clupeaformis isolate EN_2021a unplaced genomic scaffold, ASM2061545v1 scaf0243, whole genome shotgun sequence:
tttgtctgtttgttgtcacacctgttctcgtttagcgtaattagtgtcctataagtttctcgttgtgtttgtctagtgttgtgtgttattgattttggtctgtcgtgtgttgggcttattttcgccctttcgctcggttgagctttcctccactgcgttggagcgttacgcacctgttagtgcgcttttTGCTTATTCGCCTTTGTGCGTATTTTTGCCTTTGGGCAAGTGTTGTCAtttttcctgtttggagatttactaaagttgtttggactatccttcggtgttctgcgtttgattccaccactacacccacctacagcacgcgtgacagaataacacaccaataatggaatcagcaggagccgcagcagcccagacgacgctggaggaccaggtccgggaacaacgggaccagatcctgcagatggggaccgcactgcaggaggtgatcaccaccatccgaggctggggaacgcctccaccgccaccctccctgccagcaccatcggccagtccgcccattcccgcaccggaacccctgaggagtccgactctcgctcccgagggcctacgatggaaccgcggccgggtgtcagggattccttctccaggtggagctgtacctggccaccgtgcacccggcgccctcgggacatgagagcgtgtccgccctgatctcctgcctttccgggaaggcattggaatgggccaacgcggagtggaggaggatcgacgcggacaccatcacgtacgacgagttctcccgccgcttcagggcggtgtttgaccatccccggaggggaaagcggcgggggagcgtctggtcttcctccggcaggggaggaggagtgcccaagagttcgccctcgaattccgtactctagcggcagatgcagggtggaatgatcgggctctcgtcgatcactacagatgtagtctacgagaggacgtccgtcgggagctggcttgtagggacaccagcctctcgttcgaccagttggtcgacatgtccatcaggctggataacctactagctacccgcggacgtcccgaggggggtccgtccatttcaccctccagcgcctctgagcagtgtcccatggagctcgggggcgctggcgctagagagaggaggggtcggcttactagggggtccatcccctgcaccaactgtggtcggggaggacacaccgcggctaggtgctggggatggcctcctaggggagaggacgacaggtcccgcactggggattccttccaggtgagtaggcgccccactcacccagagctctctgttgctctctgtagcacctcattcccagcataaggcgctggtagattcaggcgcggctgggaattttattgataagaagttttgtttagctttagggattccccttcttcctgttgatgtccctttccccgttcatgccctagatagccgtccgttgggtgcgggcttgatcagggaggtcactgcgccacttaggatgtgtgcgcagggggtcatcaggagatgattcagctatttctgattgactctcctgcgtatccggtggtgctgggcatgccctggttgagtacccataacccatctatttcgtggcaggagagggctctgatggagtggtctgcccagtgtgtgggtagatgtttaggcgtttccgtaggggctacctcggtggagagtccaaaccaggtgcccgcattgcacgttccccctgagtatggggatttggctattgcgtttagtaagtcgagggcgacgcagttgccgccccataggcagggagattgtgcgatagacctccaggcaggagctgcgctccccacggagccatgtgtatcctctgtctcaggaggagaagaaagctatggatacttacatagacgaatctctgagacaaggatacatacggccttccacttcccctgcgtcctcgagtttcttttttgtgaagaagaaggatggtggtttacgcccgtgcatcgattaccgtggtctcaatcagatcacggtgaagtacagttatccactcccgctgattgcgaccatgactgagtccttgcatggggcgcgtttcttcactaaattagatctcaggagcgcgtacaacttggtacgcatcagggagggcgatgaatggaagacagcctttagtaccacctcgggccattacgagtatcttgtcatgccatacgggttgatgaacgctccgtcagttttccaatcattcgtggatgagatcttcagggacatgcaggggcagggggtcgtggtgtacatagatgacattctcgtgtactcgcctacccgtgtcgagcatgtggccctggtgcgcagagtgttgcggaggctggtggagcacgacctgtatgttaaggcagagaagtgtctgtttttccaggagtcggtctcctttttggggtatcagttgtctgcgtcagggggtgaagatggaggtagaccgggtgtcagccgtgcgtaattggcaaacaccaaccactgtgaaggaggtgcagcagtttttggggtttgcgaattactaccggaggtttatccgggggttttggacaggtggcagctcccatcacgtctctcttgaaggggggcccggtgcgtctgcagtggtctgccgaggcggacagggcatttgggaggctgaaggacctgtttacctcgactccagtgctggcgcatccggatccctctttaccatttcaggtagaggtggacgcgtctgaggccggtattggagccgtgctttcacaacggtcaggcgcgccacctaaactccgcccctgtgccttctattccaagaagctcagtccggcggagcgaaactatgacgtaggggacagggagctgttagccgtggtacaggcccaaggtgtggaggcactggcttgagggggctcaacaccctttcctcattttgacggaccaccgtaacctggagtacatccgggcagcgaggaggctaaaccctcggcaggctagatggaatatgttcttgacccggtttacatttaagatcacgtacatccctgggtcacagaacggtaaggcagatgcgctgtctcggcggtatgacacggaggagaggtccgtggagcccactcccatactgccggagtcgtgtctggtggcaccggtagtgtgggaggtcgatgctgagctcgagcgggcgttacgcaccgaccctagtccaccacaatgcccggagggtcggaagtatgttccgctcgaggttcgggatcgattgatctattgggctcacacgtcaccctcctctggacacccgggtatcggccggacagtgcactgtcttagtgccaagtactggtggcccacgttggcaagggatgtgagggtttatgtttcctcctgctcggtgtgcgcccagtgtaaggcgcctagacatctgcctaggggtaagttactacccctgcccgttccacaacgaccatggtcccacctctcggtggatttccttactgaccttcctccttcacaggggaataccactatactggtcgttgtggaccggttttctaaggcctgtcgtttgctccccatgccgggccttcctaccgccctgcaaactgccgaagccctattcacccatgtgttccggcactacggggtacccgaggatattgtgtctgatcgaggtccccaatttacctccagagtctggagagcttttatggagcggttgggggtctcggtgagcctcacctcgggttaccacccggagagtaatgggcaggtggaacgtgtgaaccaggatgtgggtaggtttcttagaacatactgccaggaccggccggaggagtgggcaaggtacgttccctgggccgaaatggcccagaattccctacgccattcctccactaacctaacccctttccaatgtgtgttagggtaccagccggttctggcaccttggcagcagagccagatcgaggctcctgcggtggatgagtgggcgcggcgctcggagggagacatggaacgctgcacacgtccacctgcagcgggccctccgacgtcataaggcgagcgccgatctccaccgcagtgagggaccggtgtacgcacctggtgatcgagtctggctctctaccagaaacctgcccctccgcctgccctgtcggaaactgggtcggcggtttgtagggccatttaaagtcctgggaaggttgaacgaggtgtgttataaattacaactacctgttgaatataaaagtattaacccctcgttccatgtgtcccttctcaggccggtggtagctggcccactccaagaaagtgagatcagggagactcctccgcccccattggacatcgaggggcaccggcgtactccgtgaggtccatcttggattcgagacgtcggatggggggtctccagtatctagtggagtgggaggggtacggtccggaggagcggtgctgggtgccgaggagagacattttggacccgtctctcctgacggaattccatcgtgggcacccgacgcaccctgctccgcgtcctccgggtcgcccccgaggccggagtcggcgcacgtctggagccgcgcgtcaaggggggtactgtcacggtttcggccgaggctgcctctctcccttgttcgggcaggcttcggcgttcgttgtctccggaatactagctgccacctttgtatgtttcatgttcgtttgcttttgtctgtttgttgtcacacctgttctcgtttagcgtaattagtgtcctataagtttctcgttgtgtttgtctagtgttgtgtgttattgattttggtctgtcgtgtgttgggcttattttcgccctttcgctcggttgagctttcctccactgcgttggagcattacgcacctgttagtgcgcttttTGCTTATTCGCCTTTGTGCGTATTTTTGCCTTTGGGCAAGGGTTGTCAtttttcctgtttggagatttactaaagttgtttggactatccttctgtgttctgcgtttgattccaccactacacccacctacagcacgcgtgacacgGGTAGAGGACACAAATGCATTTTGCCCcccaggatagggaggaggatggtgagagaagcaacaaaatccccaagaatcactgtgaaagaattgcaggccttggtggcgtcttggggtcaccaggtttcaaaaagcaccatcagacgccacctccacaaccacaggcTCTTTGGAAGGTTTGCCAGAAGAAAGCActttctgaccccaagacacagatgcaagcgcttggagtttgccaaacttaatttaaattatgactggaagaaggtgctctggtcagatgagaccaaaattgaacgttttggtcagatacagcatcgacatgtttggcgtcgaaacagagatgcatacaaggagtcacctcatacccacggtgaaatatggtggtgggtcagtgatgatttggggctgttttaattccagaggtccaggggcactggttaagattgatggcataatgaattccaccaattatcaggcaattttggctgacaatctggttttctctgccagaaggctgggacttggccgtaggtggagtttccaacaagacaatgacccaaaacatacctcaagattcacacagaaatggttctgtgacaacaaaatcaatgttctGCCAAGGCTATCTCAGTCgccggacctcaatccaatcAAAAATGTGTGGGCTGAGTTGAAGAGGGCAGTAATAAGTGCAAACCCAAGAATGTGAAggatcttgaaaggatctgcatagaggaatggtccaaaatccctccaaatatgttccttaaccttgtcaaacattacaggaaaagactccatgctgttatccttgccagaggtggttgcactaagtactaaatgaggagtgccaataattatgaaaccttgattttggttacatttattttgtattaaataattgtatgattttggttggttccattgaaacattaataaagtacagtattgtttatatttttaaagtattgtttgtgcagTCAGGGGTACCAGTAATTTTGGAGCCGACTGTAGGTGTGTTTTAGTGAGAAAATAGTAagattactgtctctctctcttcttttctcagagcctgatgatgtgaggctggtgggaggaggcagTCGCTGTGCTGGTGGAGTGGAGTGGTACGACCAGGGAGAGTGGAGGACTGTGGGAGCTGATGACTGGATCAAGGAGGCTGTAGCTGCAGTAGTGTGTAGACAGCTGGGTTGTGGCTCCACTGTTTCAGTACTAGCTGGAAACACCACTATAGGGTTTAGAGTTCACTGTTCTGGGTCTGAGCCTTCACTGAGGGAGTGTGGCAGAATTTATGATCTCCCTCCTGGACTCACAATGATCTGCTCAGGTAATAACAAGATACACTGTAtggccaaatgtatgtggacattagtggattcggctatttcagccatacctgttgctgacaggtgtataaaattgagcacacagccatacaatccaTAGACCaccattggtagtagaatggctgaagagctcagtgactttcaacgtggcgtctaggagcaacagcggctcagccgtgaagtggtaggccacacaagctcacagaacggaccgCTGAAGCGCGTAGAGAGTCAAAattatcctcggttgcaacactcactaccgagttccacatTCTTTTGGCCATGTATAAAATCTCCTTCCTGGACTCACAGTGATCTGCTCAGGAAATATCAAGATATTTAAATTATATTCAACTGATTTCCATCATTCATTCAACTTCCTCTGCCCCTCTCACGATGACTGTTTAGCTTGTCAGTCTGCTTTGCAAAATACATCACTCAGTCAAGTaggaatcaaatacaacttaaatATCCCAGAATGCTTTTGTATTTGTTACAGATCTCCTGGTCCAGCCTGATATCTTCCTGACTGACTCAATGGGAGGGGTCTCCAGGGGCCATCAGGGGCCCGAGGTGTTCAGGGGCTACAACTTCACCATCACCTGCTCCACTCAGCCACAGTACCCAGGAGGCTCCTTCCTCCTCACGTTCACCGGCTCCAACAGAACCCAGACCCAACCAGCTGTCAATCACTCTGCTGCCTTCCTCTTCCCTGCTGCTGATGACTCCCACCAAGGGAACTACAGCTGTGTTTATGACAATTATGTTTTCTCTCAGAACTTCTCCTCTGAGAGTGAGCTCCTCAACCTCACCGTCACAGGTAACTGAACATGATCCAGACTTATAACTTTGTCATTGACAGATTTCCCACAGATCTATGTGATGATGATCAGTCCCCTCATCAAAGGTGTTTCTGTTTTCAGCCTCTCCTCTGCCAGCCTTCATCATCAGACACGTTGTTGTGCTGCTGATCCTACTGACAGCCATCACCACCTTCTACCTGTACTACAAGGTAAAGACATTTACTCAGACGTTACAAGTCATTTAAATGTTTGTGTCTTTGAGCAGGGTTCAGATTCTATATTCGTCTATATCTGTGTTTAAGGTGTGTGATTAACCAGATGTGTATCTTTGACTTATGTTGCACTATCTTGGGTTTGTTCTTCTGTACTGAGAACGAgagacgcgcgcacacacagagaacgagagacgcgcacacacagagaacgagagaccgGGATTTTAATAATAGCTGAAAAGTTCAGAATTAGTTTATCTTTCTAGAACCTTGGAAGACATCTAAAAAGAGTGACAGCAACCACCATGATtccttttagttttttttttttttgcaaccaTGGTAACATGgtgttttggtaacatggggttttggtaacatggggttttgggtaacatggggttttaatTATTTTAAGAGAGTAGCTCAATTACGTCTGTTTTGTGTTCCAGAATGTATTGCTGCTTTTAGCTTTTGTCTTTATGTCTTTATCTTATTTAGTGTTTCTCTTAGATTCTTCatcttgaagtgtttccattattagtccatgactgactcactcactcactcttggTGCTGTGTCTCCCTAGACCACCAGGAGGCAGAAGAGAGTGAACAGGGTGAGCAGCATGGATCTTTATGTTGATGCCAATGCCATGGAGATGGTCTCTCTGAGCTCCAGAGCTGAAGCTGgaccgggagaggagagagcagcccaGGGGACTGAGTAGGAGTAGAATGGTGCTGACCATAAATGTTGATCTTATGTCAGTTTTGTGTTTTGAACTCGATGGTCAGCAGTGGACTGGTGTTTAAAATGTGGCGGcaaacatttaagtcatttagcagacgctcttatccagagcgacttacagttagtgaatacatttttttttttaatactggccccccgtgggaaccgaacccacaaccctgacgttgcaaacgccatgctctatcaactgagctacatccctgccggccattccctcccctaccctggacgacgctgggccaattgtgcgccgcccatgagtctcccggtcgcggccggctgcgacagagcctggattcgaaccaggatctagtggcacagttagcactgcgatgcagtgccttagaccactgcgccactcaggagtactcaGTAAACCTTAAGTGGTTGTAATTTTAATAACACAAGTTAAGAATTAGTTTATCTTTTTATAACCTTGGAAGAAATCTAAAAGGAGTGATTGTAACCACCATtatacatttttgtttgttttgtaccaccatggtaacatggggttttgggtatcatggggttttggtaacattgggttttggtaacatgggggttttggtaacatgggggttttggtaacatgggggttttggtaacatgggggttttggtaacatggggttttggtaacatggggttttggtaacatggggttttggtaacatggggtttgggtaacatggtgttttgggtaacatggggttttgggtaacatggggttttggtaacatggggttttggtaacatggggttttggtaacatggggttttgggtaacatggggttttgggtaacatggggttacgggtaacatggggttttgggtaacatggggttttggtaacatggtgttttgggtaacatggggttttggtaacatggggttttgggtaacatgaggttttgggtaacatggggttttggtaacatggggttttgggtaacatggggttttgggtaacatggggttttgatTATTTTTAGAGAGTAGCTCAATTACGTCTGTTTTGTGTTCCAGAATGTATTGCTGCTTTTAGCTTTTGTCTTTATGTCTTTATCTTATTTAGTGTTTCTCTTAGATTCTTTatcttgaagtgtttccattattagtCCATGTATTATTATAATCATCTGTTCATTCTTTGTATTGTGAAACATCTGAATAAAGGGGTCATCTTTTTCTCAAGTCATTTTAGTTTGTTGTTGGGGATTGTTTTGTTGCTGTTGTTTACCTCTcatgatgttattgattatacATTTTATGATATTGACTgatgtagattattgttatgTTGTTAGTAGtatagagataatgatgttattCATTATAAATATTATGGTATtgattattatgtagattattgttatgatgttTGTACTATATAGAGATATTTGTGTTATTCTCTTATGATCTGTGGGTTACAGAGAAAGTATAGTACTTAGTTCAGGTCTGATATACATTACATTGTGAATATGCTGTGtgcaaatcaatcaatt
Proteins encoded in this window:
- the LOC121565609 gene encoding deleted in malignant brain tumors 1 protein-like, with protein sequence MATASSDLADHLCCSICTDIYTEPVSLSYQHTFCKRCLQDSLNAGHQLCQVGRALVRDRIFQINRLIRNVAYQLKLQEDAKRQRATAERGNKSVQLVDGTGLCSGRLEVKSSQSWASVCEADFDQQDAEVVCGELGCGAPAALQGGLYGEGEGQTWDKEFQCKGNESLLLDCDTSDRKNNTCLPGNAVGLTCSEPDDVRLVGGGSRCAGGVEWYDQGEWRTVGADDWIKEAVAAVVCRQLGCGSTVSVLAGNTTIGFRVHCSGSEPSLRECGRIYDLPPGLTMICSDLLVQPDIFLTDSMGGVSRGHQGPEVFRGYNFTITCSTQPQYPGGSFLLTFTGSNRTQTQPAVNHSAAFLFPAADDSHQGNYSCVYDNYVFSQNFSSESELLNLTVTGN